From the genome of Rhizobium leguminosarum, one region includes:
- a CDS encoding LysE family translocator, with translation MDTALWTMFCIMFFTTLAVPGPNVAFSVAQSLHYGSRKASAAAIGFALGTGLHAVIVLSGVGLLAQKYEIILHIIKWGGITLILYQALKAFSVKPTELVTKRVTAATTKELILGAIAVSCTNPKGIIASLLIYPAFVSPKLPYLPQAILLGITAMTISLLVYGSYIQIAGQAKRLFNNQVAISRIVGVVYVCVAIALAISI, from the coding sequence ATGGATACGGCACTCTGGACGATGTTCTGCATCATGTTTTTCACGACCTTGGCGGTGCCTGGACCGAATGTCGCATTCTCCGTCGCGCAATCGCTACATTATGGCTCCCGCAAAGCTAGCGCCGCTGCAATCGGATTTGCATTGGGAACTGGTCTACATGCGGTCATCGTCTTATCCGGGGTGGGTCTGCTAGCCCAGAAGTATGAGATCATTCTGCATATCATTAAGTGGGGAGGCATTACGCTTATCCTTTATCAGGCGCTCAAGGCTTTCAGCGTCAAGCCAACTGAACTCGTCACAAAACGTGTCACTGCTGCAACCACCAAAGAGCTTATTCTTGGGGCCATTGCTGTATCCTGTACGAATCCCAAGGGTATTATTGCCAGTCTGCTGATCTATCCGGCATTTGTGAGCCCCAAACTGCCTTATCTCCCGCAAGCGATCCTGCTCGGCATCACCGCCATGACAATCTCGCTGCTTGTGTATGGGAGCTATATTCAGATCGCCGGTCAGGCAAAGCGACTCTTCAACAATCAGGTTGCTATCAGTCGAATTGTAGGGGTGGTCTACGTCTGCGTCGCCATCGCCCTAGCCATTTCCATCTGA